One Natronococcus sp. CG52 DNA window includes the following coding sequences:
- a CDS encoding NAD(P)H-dependent flavin oxidoreductase: MPRLTTPLTDALSLDVPIVQAPVGSATCPALAATVADAGALGMLAVTWRDAEATRKVITETKQRTEGVFGVNIVADSDAKNVPTETHVEVCLDEGIDIFSFSFGEAAPYTEQIHSRDGIVLQSVGSAEEAKDAVDADVDILVAQGWEAGGHVQSEVATLPLVPRIVDAVPDTPVIAAGGIADGRGIAAVLTLGAADAWLGTRFLATEEAHVHRLYRQRVIDAEETDTVYSTLFDEGWPDVPHRVIENGTVEEWRAAEHPSTERPGEGDIVAETDDGTPVRRYEDSLSVPDMSGDVEELPLYAGQSAGLTREVEPADELVMTLTKETFEVLE; encoded by the coding sequence ATGCCCCGGCTGACGACGCCCCTCACTGATGCCCTCAGTCTTGACGTTCCCATCGTTCAAGCACCGGTCGGAAGTGCGACCTGTCCCGCTTTGGCAGCCACCGTTGCTGACGCTGGCGCACTCGGAATGCTGGCCGTTACATGGCGTGACGCTGAGGCAACCCGTAAGGTTATCACTGAAACCAAACAGCGGACAGAGGGCGTTTTCGGCGTCAATATTGTCGCGGATTCGGACGCGAAAAACGTCCCGACAGAGACCCACGTTGAAGTCTGTCTTGACGAAGGAATCGACATCTTCTCCTTTTCATTTGGGGAGGCCGCACCGTATACCGAGCAAATTCATTCGCGTGATGGGATCGTTCTCCAATCGGTAGGAAGTGCTGAAGAGGCGAAGGATGCTGTCGATGCAGATGTAGATATTCTCGTTGCACAGGGATGGGAAGCAGGCGGGCACGTGCAGAGTGAAGTCGCCACACTCCCGCTGGTACCCCGTATCGTTGATGCCGTACCCGACACACCAGTCATCGCCGCTGGTGGTATCGCAGATGGACGCGGAATTGCTGCGGTACTCACTCTCGGCGCGGCAGACGCGTGGCTCGGCACGCGATTTCTCGCAACGGAAGAAGCTCACGTCCATCGGCTGTATCGACAGCGGGTAATTGACGCGGAAGAGACTGACACAGTTTACTCGACGCTTTTCGACGAAGGATGGCCAGATGTGCCACATCGGGTAATCGAAAATGGGACTGTCGAAGAATGGAGGGCAGCAGAACACCCCTCAACGGAACGACCGGGAGAGGGCGACATCGTTGCCGAAACAGATGATGGTACTCCGGTACGGCGGTACGAGGATTCACTTTCAGTACCTGATATGAGTGGAGACGTAGAGGAATTACCTCTCTATGCAGGCCAGAGTGCCGGACTAACACGTGAAGTAGAACCAGCAGATGAGCTTGTGATGACCCTCACCAAAGAAACGTTCGAGGTGCTGGAATAA
- a CDS encoding carboxypeptidase regulatory-like domain-containing protein, with product MGGAVADEGIDAQSSTTTETRDADAHVDPRLEEAEGTEQVYLVLDQYDGSLSEDREEAITQLREYSEESQATARQEVTAMNGVELINTYWITNAIRAEVDADTVDTEELAAIDGVNTVMIRPEYQIPEPVDRNEEVPSSLQEDDHTYGLNQINASDTWEDFNARGEDVKVAVLDTGFDVSHQDLDLYTEDADDPTYPGGWVEIGPDGEPVEDSEPYDTHYHGTHVGGTVGADVPADDDTPAYGVAPGVDLQHALVLPGGSGASSDPIAGFEYTVEEMDTDVVSMSFGAGCGLFGPVYQDAWIPVIQNANDMGVPAVTSSGNSGEGCVGSPANIHDSFSIGASNADGDITDFSSGDTIAADNWDNPDPEWPDEWIKPDVAAPGEDVLSAEPGDGYQELDGTSMAAPHAAGTIALMLSANDELTAEEIQNTLEETAWKPDDWDEPGDEKDVRYGYGIIDAYAAVDEVGVGALEYDLGDVNQDESVNVQDVQLTQQYLQDMDPDEFNEDLGDLDRDGEVTTTDLNLLQYKVQGNLDEGEIAVSNLETLDEADQGETIEVTVDLENLGEEGAVQELGVHVSEDPDDLGDGEPVTTEVVDVAAPGVDDPVDQPAETTITIDVDTSEIEPGDYHIGVFSEDDSASDELTILGSHFAVSNLEAPDQADQGETVEVSADVENTGNTEDTQDVEFRFDDLNEPLLVEENVTLGAGEGTSVTFEVDTSDFSEGAYDHGVFSEDDEATTTITILEPYFDVEITDAPETVSAGESYTVDATVENTGDAPDEQEIVYDLGAGGGTVAVVDVAADTKQGEGIADVLNDSLDAETYEVEVVTAENLLDEMGDYDTFVVQRFGSDEIAEDFLDALEADQGAVYLDSYQGGSSQTYADGVYRLNNVRENPAERDSDATATDGEPVEIDIHEDHPIFAGVGSAGDSVEVYAGTTTWGAWFDDYDGTVLADADFSAGDDGVHEGPSIAVNDDENEVLATAVARDFFTDEPSFTEEGNQLLANAVEYATTGGVTADATSIENSDVVRLEPGESEGVTLSYTVPDDVEPGDANHIVSSEDDQDLAPVTIEDDTPTGDVVGTVVDDQTGDPIENATVELGTGDETYTDVTDVDGAYTLENVPAGEHEITVTAEGYAEKTDTVEVPEDGTITKDIGLHTESGAISGQVTASDDGAPVENATVVAENDDGGIYEATTDANGEYTLENVSAGTYVVNVADTPPGYQPDEIVVVEPGEHVEDVDFEIDRTAGAIEGYVTNAAGVPIEDAHVVDADGDAFNVTTNADGYYEIENVTPGTYALRAIADGYDDSHISFVEVDAGETTVENLTLGTYFEVSDFEAPDTASQGEEITVNATITNVGEREDTRTVFYFPPGTDFGGDVIDYEPEQSQTVTLEGGESTTVEFSYEIPEDEATGESTHGISADEVETAPITIEGDDADPDPAYFEVSDLDGPDSVQAGDELSVDATITNTGDEEGTETVFLFWDQSADGLADATHEELREYGPDSMVELTLQGGESETVTLTHAVDAETEPGTYPYTVSALLEMADDDVVVESAQNSVRPPAHAGPGTPGSAANPLVHAGA from the coding sequence ATGGGCGGTGCAGTTGCAGACGAGGGAATCGACGCACAATCGTCGACGACAACCGAGACACGAGACGCGGACGCACATGTTGATCCGAGACTCGAGGAGGCCGAGGGCACCGAACAGGTATACCTGGTTCTCGATCAGTACGACGGGTCTCTCAGCGAGGATCGCGAAGAAGCGATCACCCAACTTCGGGAGTATTCCGAGGAATCGCAGGCGACCGCTCGCCAGGAAGTCACCGCCATGAACGGCGTTGAACTCATCAATACCTACTGGATCACCAACGCCATCCGCGCCGAAGTTGACGCCGACACCGTCGACACCGAAGAGCTCGCCGCCATCGACGGTGTCAACACCGTCATGATCCGGCCCGAGTACCAAATTCCCGAACCCGTCGACCGTAACGAAGAGGTACCGAGTAGCCTTCAGGAAGACGACCACACTTACGGGCTGAACCAGATCAACGCCTCCGACACGTGGGAAGACTTCAATGCCCGAGGCGAGGACGTCAAAGTCGCCGTCCTCGACACCGGCTTCGACGTCAGCCACCAGGACCTCGACCTCTACACCGAGGACGCGGACGATCCGACGTACCCGGGCGGGTGGGTCGAAATCGGCCCCGACGGTGAGCCCGTCGAGGACTCCGAGCCGTACGACACCCACTACCACGGCACCCATGTCGGCGGCACGGTCGGGGCCGACGTCCCAGCCGATGATGACACTCCCGCCTACGGCGTCGCGCCGGGTGTCGACCTCCAGCACGCGCTGGTGCTGCCGGGTGGCTCCGGCGCCAGCTCGGACCCGATCGCCGGCTTCGAGTATACCGTCGAAGAGATGGACACCGACGTCGTGAGCATGAGCTTCGGCGCCGGCTGCGGTCTCTTCGGTCCGGTCTACCAGGACGCCTGGATTCCCGTGATCCAGAACGCCAACGATATGGGCGTGCCCGCAGTCACCTCCTCGGGTAACTCCGGCGAGGGCTGCGTGGGCTCGCCGGCGAACATTCACGACTCGTTCTCGATCGGCGCCTCAAACGCCGACGGCGATATCACCGACTTCTCGAGCGGCGACACCATCGCCGCCGACAACTGGGACAACCCGGACCCCGAGTGGCCCGACGAGTGGATCAAACCGGACGTCGCCGCCCCCGGCGAGGACGTCCTCAGCGCCGAACCCGGAGACGGCTACCAGGAACTCGACGGCACCTCGATGGCCGCCCCGCACGCCGCGGGGACCATCGCGCTGATGCTCTCAGCGAACGACGAACTGACCGCCGAGGAAATCCAGAATACCCTCGAGGAGACCGCCTGGAAACCCGACGACTGGGACGAACCCGGCGACGAGAAGGACGTCCGGTACGGCTACGGGATCATCGACGCCTACGCGGCCGTCGACGAGGTCGGCGTCGGCGCCCTCGAGTACGACCTTGGTGACGTCAATCAGGACGAGTCAGTCAACGTCCAGGACGTCCAGCTGACCCAGCAGTACCTCCAAGACATGGACCCCGACGAGTTCAACGAGGACCTCGGGGACCTCGACCGTGACGGCGAGGTTACGACCACCGACCTGAACCTGCTGCAGTACAAGGTTCAGGGCAATCTCGACGAAGGAGAGATCGCCGTCTCGAACCTTGAAACGCTCGACGAGGCTGACCAGGGCGAGACGATCGAGGTTACGGTCGACCTCGAGAACCTCGGCGAAGAGGGTGCGGTCCAGGAACTCGGCGTTCACGTAAGCGAGGATCCGGACGACCTCGGTGACGGCGAGCCCGTTACGACGGAGGTCGTCGATGTGGCCGCTCCCGGCGTCGACGACCCGGTCGACCAACCCGCCGAGACGACGATCACCATCGACGTCGACACGAGCGAAATCGAACCCGGCGACTATCACATCGGCGTCTTCTCCGAGGACGACTCCGCGAGCGACGAACTCACCATCCTCGGGTCGCACTTCGCCGTCTCGAACCTCGAGGCACCCGACCAGGCCGACCAGGGCGAGACGGTCGAAGTCAGCGCCGATGTCGAGAACACGGGTAACACCGAGGACACGCAGGACGTCGAGTTCCGCTTCGACGACTTGAACGAACCGCTGCTCGTCGAGGAGAACGTCACCCTCGGCGCCGGCGAGGGGACGAGCGTGACCTTCGAAGTTGATACGAGCGACTTCAGCGAGGGCGCGTACGACCACGGCGTCTTCTCCGAGGACGACGAGGCGACGACGACGATCACCATCCTCGAGCCGTACTTCGACGTCGAAATCACCGACGCACCGGAGACAGTCAGCGCCGGTGAGAGCTACACGGTCGACGCGACCGTCGAGAACACCGGCGACGCGCCGGACGAACAAGAGATCGTCTACGACCTCGGCGCCGGCGGCGGCACCGTCGCCGTCGTCGACGTTGCAGCGGACACCAAACAGGGCGAGGGAATCGCGGACGTCCTCAACGACAGTCTCGACGCCGAGACCTACGAGGTCGAGGTCGTCACCGCCGAGAACCTGCTCGACGAGATGGGCGACTACGACACGTTCGTCGTCCAGCGCTTCGGCAGCGACGAGATCGCCGAGGACTTCCTCGACGCCCTCGAGGCCGACCAGGGCGCGGTGTACCTTGACTCGTATCAAGGAGGGTCCTCGCAGACGTACGCCGACGGCGTGTACCGCCTGAACAATGTCCGCGAGAACCCTGCCGAGCGCGATTCGGACGCGACGGCGACCGACGGTGAGCCGGTCGAGATCGACATCCACGAAGATCACCCGATCTTCGCCGGCGTCGGCTCGGCCGGCGATTCCGTCGAAGTGTACGCCGGAACCACCACGTGGGGTGCGTGGTTCGACGACTACGACGGTACCGTCCTCGCCGACGCCGACTTCTCCGCCGGCGACGACGGCGTTCACGAGGGGCCGTCGATCGCGGTGAACGATGACGAGAACGAGGTCCTGGCGACCGCCGTCGCCCGCGACTTCTTCACCGACGAACCGTCCTTCACCGAGGAGGGCAACCAGCTGCTCGCGAACGCCGTCGAGTACGCCACGACCGGCGGCGTCACGGCCGATGCGACGTCGATCGAGAACTCGGATGTCGTCCGGCTCGAGCCGGGCGAGAGCGAGGGCGTCACGCTCTCGTACACGGTACCGGACGACGTCGAACCCGGCGACGCGAACCACATCGTCTCCAGCGAGGACGACCAGGATCTCGCGCCGGTCACGATCGAAGACGACACGCCGACCGGCGACGTCGTTGGAACGGTCGTCGACGACCAGACCGGCGACCCGATCGAGAACGCGACGGTCGAACTCGGTACGGGCGATGAGACCTACACCGACGTGACCGACGTCGACGGCGCCTACACCCTCGAGAACGTCCCCGCCGGTGAACACGAGATCACCGTCACCGCAGAGGGGTACGCCGAGAAAACCGACACCGTGGAGGTGCCCGAAGACGGAACCATCACCAAGGACATCGGCCTCCACACCGAATCCGGTGCGATCAGCGGGCAGGTGACTGCCAGCGACGACGGCGCGCCCGTCGAAAACGCCACCGTCGTCGCCGAGAACGATGACGGCGGGATCTACGAGGCAACCACCGACGCGAACGGCGAGTACACCCTCGAGAACGTCTCGGCGGGGACCTACGTCGTGAACGTCGCGGACACGCCGCCGGGCTACCAGCCCGACGAGATCGTCGTGGTCGAACCCGGCGAGCACGTCGAGGACGTCGACTTCGAAATCGACCGCACCGCCGGCGCGATCGAGGGGTACGTCACCAACGCGGCGGGAGTCCCCATCGAAGACGCGCACGTCGTCGACGCCGACGGCGACGCATTCAACGTCACCACCAACGCTGACGGCTACTACGAGATCGAGAACGTCACTCCTGGCACGTACGCGCTGCGCGCGATCGCTGACGGGTACGACGACTCACACATCTCGTTCGTCGAGGTCGACGCCGGCGAAACCACCGTCGAGAACCTCACCCTCGGCACCTACTTCGAGGTCTCCGACTTCGAAGCGCCCGACACGGCGAGTCAGGGCGAGGAGATCACGGTCAACGCGACCATCACGAACGTCGGCGAGCGGGAGGATACCCGCACCGTGTTCTACTTCCCACCGGGCACCGACTTCGGCGGCGACGTTATCGATTACGAGCCCGAGCAGTCTCAGACGGTAACCCTCGAGGGCGGCGAGTCCACGACGGTGGAGTTCAGCTACGAGATCCCCGAGGACGAAGCGACCGGCGAATCCACGCACGGGATCTCGGCCGACGAGGTCGAAACCGCACCGATCACCATCGAAGGCGACGACGCCGACCCGGACCCGGCGTACTTCGAAGTGAGCGACCTCGACGGACCCGATAGCGTGCAGGCCGGCGACGAACTCTCCGTCGACGCTACGATAACCAACACCGGTGACGAGGAGGGGACCGAGACGGTCTTCCTCTTCTGGGATCAGTCGGCCGACGGACTCGCGGACGCCACGCACGAGGAACTCCGCGAGTACGGTCCTGACTCGATGGTCGAACTCACCCTCCAGGGCGGCGAGTCAGAAACGGTTACGCTGACGCACGCGGTCGACGCCGAGACCGAACCGGGAACCTACCCATATACGGTATCGGCGCTCCTCGAGATGGCCGACGACGACGTCGTCGTCGAGAGCGCACAGAACAGCGTGCGACCGCCCGCTCACGCGGGCCCGGGAACGCCAGGGAGCGCGGCGAATCCGCTTGTCCACGCGGGCGCCTAG